The following DNA comes from Flavobacterium sp. N3904.
CATAAAAAAACCACAACTATCACGTTAATGTTGTGGTAATGTATAGGTGATTTATAAAAATAGCAACCGACCTATACCTCCATGATATACTCAACAAGTCCTTGCTCATGTGATAAATCCATTTTTTTACGCAAACGATATCTTTTTATCTCTACGCTTCGAACCGATATATTAAATAAAGGAGCAACTTCCTTAGATGAAAGGTTCAGTCTGAGGTAAGCACAAAGTCTCAAATCGTTTGGCGTTAAGGTTGGATGTGCCTGTTTTATCCTTTTCAGAAAGTCTTTGTCTGCATTGTCAAAAGCTTCTTTAAAGACACTCCAGGAATCTTCTTCGGTAATGTTTTTATTAATGGTACTTATTACGGATTTGATATTCGAATTGCCATTTTCATTCGTTTTTTTCAAGTCCTCTTTTATAAAAGCCAGTAATTCATTCTTACTATTTAAACTCATTGTTGAAACAGCCAACTCTCGGTTCTTTGAATCAACATCAAGAGAGAGTTGTTCGTTTCTAAGCTTCATTAATTGCTGTTCATTCTCCAATTCCTGAATTTCCAATAATAAATTATTTTCTTCAATTAGTTTTTCTCTTTGTTTTCGATAGTAATTTAAGTACGCTTTGTTTATGAAATGAACTATTATAAGAAACATGATTAAGTAAATGAAAACAGCAAAATTTGTATTGTACCAGGGTTTTAAAACAGTAAAAGAATAAATAGCGTTATTTTGCAATGTCTCGTTAGCAAATTTAGCTCTCACTTTAAAAACATAACTTCCAGGTGGTAAATTTTTAAAATTTACAGTTGATTTTGCGGACCAATCACTCCAAGTATCCTGAAATCCTTCTAATAAATACTGATATTCAGCATTAATATATTTATTGTATTCAGGTACAGTATAACCAAAAGTGATGTTATTATCGTCATATTTAAAACTCCCCTCAGTATTTATGTCGCTATTTACCAAATTCTCATTTAGTTTATTAGAAGTTACACTGGTTATTGATACCGAATAGTTTTTAAAACTCATATCGTTTATATTCATCGTATAAAAACCATCTGTAGCTCCAATAAGGTATTCTGAGTTTGATATTTGGGTAATATTTTCAAAACCCAACATAGAGTTTGTCAAAGAAGCTGGTATTGGAATTACATTTTTTTTAAGCTGATTGCTCATTTTGCTCAGGGAGAAATAATGAATGTAATTTTTGGAAAATAGCCAAAATTTATTCGAATTGTCCACGATCAATTTACCCGATGTATATTCGTCTTTCTCAAAAACAGAACTCAACAAATCATCTTTTTCAAATTGTTTTGTTTTGGGATTCAATTTAAAAATTCCTTCTTTGTAAGCATAATAAATGTCACTATTATACTTTATCAAACTGGAATTTTTGCCTTTGGTTGGCGAAGAATATGTAATAAACGGACTCGCTTTGAGCAATCCTTTATCCAATTGAAATCTAAAAACCCCTTTGTATTCATGACTTACATAAACTTCCAATGAATTTGTAATTTCGAAATATCGGGAAGAATAATCAAACCCTTTTATCTTATTTCTAAAAACCCATTGATTGTTCACCCTCTCCAAAACAGATATTCCATAATAATTGCCCTGAAGCAACAAATTTTCATGATAAGGGACTGTTTCAAACTTCCATGTGCCAGACTGTGAAAAAATATTTTTGGCAATCCCATTTTCAATAGTAAAAGTCCCAGAATCGTGTCCGCAAAATAAAGTTCCTTTGTATTCAAACAAAGACCAAACTTGACCTTTGGTTCCATTTATAAATTTAAAATCTTCTTTACTGTTGTAATTTTTATAAAATAATCCCTGATTGGTTCCTACATACAATTTACCATTAAATAATTTCGAAGTATAAACGGTCCCCAATACTCCAGTATCATCTGTAAAACTTTGAATAGGCGATTGCAAATTGATACAATTAATACCATTGTCAAGCCCTACCCAAAGATTATTATCTACATCTTCAAACAATGACAATGCGGTATTGTTACTTAAACCTTTATTTTGGGAAATATGGAATTTGATCTTCCCTTCTTTGGTCAAGACAAAAACACCATTCGATACAGTCCCTATGGCATAACTCCCATCTGAAAGTATTAAACTGCTGTACACACTACTGGTTTCTATTTGAGAATCGGCTTCGGTAGCAAATTTTGTAACAATTGTTCCAACTAGTTTATAAAATCCATTCAATTGGGTTTGAATGAGAAGTCCTTCATTTATGGAAAAAACATTGATAATTCTGTTGTTTTTTAAAGCAGGGCTGTCTGAAACCAAATGTGCTTTTCCACTTTGCAATTCAAATAATCCTTCATTTACCGTTTGAAAATAAATAGAAGAATTTGTTTCGTACGATTTTGTAATTGTACTTTTAGGAGTGATAATCTTGAAAGTACCCAGTTTTGTATCATAAATATATATTCTGTCCAACGATTGAAAAATAACCCATTGATCATAATTTAAAACATTCCAAAATTGTTCATCATCCAGAATTTTATTTTTTATGGCTTTACTTAGTGAAGTGTACTTTAGCCTTCCATTGGGTTGTCTGGTCCAAAAACCAAATTCCATATAACAGCCTGTATAAATGCGGTTATTAATAACTTTTACAGATCGAATAATGGTTTCGTTTGGCGAAGGATATAATTGCCAATTTGAGCCGTTAAACTCAAGAAGACCCTCATTATTTGCGAAGAAAACGAATTGATTTTGTGATTGTGAAATCATCCAATTTTGATTACCGGCTCCATAAAAATTGGGCGAATATTTAATAATTGGAGGAAGCTCTTGAGAAAAAGCTATTGAGAATATAAAAAATAACAGAAAAGTAGTTTTTGTTTTCAAAGGTGATATGGTATTAAAAAATTAGAGAATATCAGATGGGGAAAAAGTCCATCAATATCAGGTTGTAAAATAATAATTTTGCACTAACTAAATTATTATTAAAAATACAAATCGTAAAACAAAAATAGCGTAAAAAACCAAGTTTTGCATCTAATCCTTAAGTATTTCTTAAAGTAAGATTATTGCAATAAAACAAAAAAAGCGTCTCGGATTTCCGAGACGCTTTTTACAATTCTAAAAATAATTATAAAAAATTAATTTGTTCTAAAGCTCCAAATTTGGCCAATTGACTCTCCACCCTTATCATCTTTTACAACAACTTTCCAAAAGTATTGTTTTGAAGCCATTACATTTACATCAAGAGTAGGAGTTACTTGATTTACACCAACTTTTTCCGTTGGTGGATTTGTAGTTCCAAAATACACATCATAAACAAGCTTATCCTTCGTATCAACATCATTTGCTGTCCATTTGAGTGTTGCCGTGTTGGTACTCATAACAGAATTTAATTCAGGAGAAACAAGTTCTGGAGAAAAGGGTAAATAATTAATTACACCATCTCCCGCTGTATAAAAACTAAAAGTAGCGGAATAGGTACTGGATAAATCTTCATTATCCGTTGATTTTACTCTCCAATAGTAAGCAGTTGCTTTTTCTAAAGTAAAGTTTTGATAGGTTGCAGAACTCTCCGCTGTCATTACAATATGTGCAAAATCCTTATCTTTCGCAACTTGTATTTGATAGATTATAGGATCATTATTAGAATCTACGGCAGCATCCCATTGAAAACTTACTGCATTATTGGCACACAATTTATTGTTTACCGGAGAAAGCAATGTTGGCGTTGTAGGCGCTACATTTGCAGACTCTGAAGGTGCATCTTCATTTCCGCAGGAGATTAGGAAAACACTAATGATAGATAAATATATAAATTTTTTCATCTTTATTTTTTTATGATTTTTAAATAGGACGGAGTTTCTAAATACACTTTTGCGATATAAATTCCATCTGTCTGACCTTCAAGACTTAACTTTACTGTTCCATTTTCCAAAGGATATGAGTTGCTTGAAATAAACACCGAATTCAAAGAGTATAAATCGATAACAACTTCTTTTCTATTTGTTGGAATTGCAATTTCGAAACTACCTGAAGTTGGGTTTGGAAAGGCAGCAGAAGAATCCAAAATACCTTCAATTTTTTTAGTATATGTTCCTTCGCATATTTTAGCTGTTTTTACTTCTAACAGACTTTCCTTGTTTACATCCAAAGTAAAAGTTGAAAAAGGAGTTTCAAATTGTTCTTCCCCATCTAAGTAAACTTTGTAAGGAGCAG
Coding sequences within:
- a CDS encoding DUF4962 domain-containing protein → MKKFIYLSIISVFLISCGNEDAPSESANVAPTTPTLLSPVNNKLCANNAVSFQWDAAVDSNNDPIIYQIQVAKDKDFAHIVMTAESSATYQNFTLEKATAYYWRVKSTDNEDLSSTYSATFSFYTAGDGVINYLPFSPELVSPELNSVMSTNTATLKWTANDVDTKDKLVYDVYFGTTNPPTEKVGVNQVTPTLDVNVMASKQYFWKVVVKDDKGGESIGQIWSFRTN
- a CDS encoding triple tyrosine motif-containing protein, with product MKTKTTFLLFFIFSIAFSQELPPIIKYSPNFYGAGNQNWMISQSQNQFVFFANNEGLLEFNGSNWQLYPSPNETIIRSVKVINNRIYTGCYMEFGFWTRQPNGRLKYTSLSKAIKNKILDDEQFWNVLNYDQWVIFQSLDRIYIYDTKLGTFKIITPKSTITKSYETNSSIYFQTVNEGLFELQSGKAHLVSDSPALKNNRIINVFSINEGLLIQTQLNGFYKLVGTIVTKFATEADSQIETSSVYSSLILSDGSYAIGTVSNGVFVLTKEGKIKFHISQNKGLSNNTALSLFEDVDNNLWVGLDNGINCINLQSPIQSFTDDTGVLGTVYTSKLFNGKLYVGTNQGLFYKNYNSKEDFKFINGTKGQVWSLFEYKGTLFCGHDSGTFTIENGIAKNIFSQSGTWKFETVPYHENLLLQGNYYGISVLERVNNQWVFRNKIKGFDYSSRYFEITNSLEVYVSHEYKGVFRFQLDKGLLKASPFITYSSPTKGKNSSLIKYNSDIYYAYKEGIFKLNPKTKQFEKDDLLSSVFEKDEYTSGKLIVDNSNKFWLFSKNYIHYFSLSKMSNQLKKNVIPIPASLTNSMLGFENITQISNSEYLIGATDGFYTMNINDMSFKNYSVSITSVTSNKLNENLVNSDINTEGSFKYDDNNITFGYTVPEYNKYINAEYQYLLEGFQDTWSDWSAKSTVNFKNLPPGSYVFKVRAKFANETLQNNAIYSFTVLKPWYNTNFAVFIYLIMFLIIVHFINKAYLNYYRKQREKLIEENNLLLEIQELENEQQLMKLRNEQLSLDVDSKNRELAVSTMSLNSKNELLAFIKEDLKKTNENGNSNIKSVISTINKNITEEDSWSVFKEAFDNADKDFLKRIKQAHPTLTPNDLRLCAYLRLNLSSKEVAPLFNISVRSVEIKRYRLRKKMDLSHEQGLVEYIMEV